The following DNA comes from Leptospira stimsonii.
GCATCGGGTTCCACTCCGCGAAGTTTATAATAGGCTCTCAATTCTTCTCTGGTTACGGTTCCATTCTTAAAGGAGGCGAGAACATCGGAGTCCCTGCTACAATTGGCCGCAAACAGTACGATTAGAGTAAGGATAGTTAGAGATAGGGTCTTTTTTTTCATGAAGTTGTGTCTTGAGTCTTAGTATTTGTGAATTGTTTTACGGGTTGGAAGAGATTGTCGATCCGGGATTTCCACGGAAATTTCTCGAGTCAGATTTTTTTCTCGGGAGCTGTATAAATTCTTCATCTCAGCCGGTGATTTTCCGGAGTTCTTTACTTGGCCCGTCTTTCCGGGTTCTTCCATTATCTTAAGCGAAAGAATCTCGTTTTTTCCGGCTTCTAAATTGGCCATTTCTTTCTGAATGGAATCCTTCAGAATTCCGGAATAGTCTCGGTCCGAGGAAATTCTCTCCTGAATTTTTCCCAATTCAAGTATGTCTCGGTCCACTTCTTCAATCTTACGAAAAAGATGTGCTACCTTTACCTTCATACTTCAATCCCATCGTTGATCTTTTTTGATTCTACGTCGGTTTGCAAGAATGAAAATAAAAGAAAATACGAAAAATTCAGTATTCCTTGAGACGGGTGGATGAGCAAGATCGTGAGAATCAAAAAAAGAAAGACCACCGTTTTTGCACCCGATTCTCCTGTACGAAAATAGAGAAATGCCAAGACGAGACTGAGGATCCCCGTTTTTAAAACGTAGAAGAAGCTGAGCGTCGTCCAGATCTCGGAATCCCCTTGGTACCAGATTCGAAAGATCGCGATGAGGAAGAGAGAGACCGGGAGAATTTGTTTTCTGAGAATTCGGATCGAATCCGGATTTGAATCGTAAATTCGAACCTCTCCGCTTTTTTGGAGCCTTCCTTCTTCTTTGAGCGCGAGGATTCCCGAGCAGTGGATACAAATCAGGTCTAAGATGTCGCCGGCGGTTGATCCGTCTAACCCCGAAATTGCGAGAAGGAGGAGAGTGAATATGCCCGGAAGTTCGAGATTCCGAGGAGAATCTACGATTCCTTTTCTTCGGTAGAATAAGACCGCAAATCCCAAGACGACGGCGCCCGGAGAAAGGAATGAGTAAGATCTCAAAATCAGAAATAGGATCGCTAAGAGGTGAAAAACCATTTGTCGTAGGGAAGAAACGCTTATAGACTGTCTTTCCGAGACACCATGATTCTGAACGAAATCATCATTTCTACGGAGAAAATCGACAACGTTCAGGTTATGAAGCTCCAGGGTTCCATCAACTCATTTACTGAAAAAAAGTTCCGAGAACAACTTTCCAATTCGATCCGTTCCGGACCGGTGATCTTAGATTTGGAAGAAGTGAGTTTGATCTCTTCAAGAGGAATTCAATCCCTCAAAGAAATGAATCAGTTGAGTTTTACTTCTCGGAATAAATTGGTCCTCATTCATCCGACCGACTCCGTGAAGAACGCGATTAAGATGGCGGCGCTCAACGGTCTATTTCTAATCGCTCCCGATGAAGAATCGGCCTTGAAAATGACGATGAAAAATAGGTAGGAAACAAGTGGCAAATTCGGTTCGATTTAACTACGCGCGAAAACTCTGGCATCTCCTCGGATTGATTGTTCCTGTCTGTTATTATCAGGACGTCTTTCAGGGCGCCTTCGGTTTGGTAAACGCGACACGCGCCGTGATTTCAATAACCCTCGTCCTTTGTCTGGGAATTATTCTAATACTCGAATATCTTCGATTTCGGTTTCCCGGTTTTCAAAAATTCTTTCTTTCCATTGCGGGAGTTTTGATGAAAGAAGAGGAGAAGACGAGACTGAACGGGACTCTTCCATACTTTCTTTCTTGTACGTTTGTCGTTTTTCTTTTTCCTCCGGAAGTTTCGATTCTTTCCATGCTTTTTCTTGTGATCGGCGATCCGACTGCGGCCTGGGTGGGGACATTTTATGGGAAGAGAAGATTTTCCAACGGTAAATCCGTTGAAGGAATTTTAGCGTTTATCTTTGCCTGCGCGATCGTAGGTTTTCTTTTTATGTTTATTTCCGATACTTACGGAAAACAAAACTTTTTAAAAGCAGAAGGTTTCGTATTTTATAATAACGTTCTATTCTTAATTCCTGCGATTTTGATTTCCGCTGTTACCGAACTCTATTGCGGGACCTATTGGAACGGTTTGATCGATGATAACCTTTTGATTCCTACCGTTTCCGCCGTTGTTTTAGGTTTCACCGCTTGGCTCGTTCTTGGAGTCGAGCCCTCCACGATTTTCTTAAATCCGACAGAACTTTTCCTGAGAATTTGAATTCCCTGTCGGAACTCCGACGGACCTTACCGTAAAAGCCGCGGGCCCCACCCTGATCTTGGGTGGAGGGGAGCGGTGGCGGGAAAAACTCGGCGAGATCAGTCTCTATCAGAAAAACAGAATATTTTCAA
Coding sequences within:
- a CDS encoding STAS domain-containing protein yields the protein MILNEIIISTEKIDNVQVMKLQGSINSFTEKKFREQLSNSIRSGPVILDLEEVSLISSRGIQSLKEMNQLSFTSRNKLVLIHPTDSVKNAIKMAALNGLFLIAPDEESALKMTMKNR
- a CDS encoding diacylglycerol/polyprenol kinase family protein; this encodes MANSVRFNYARKLWHLLGLIVPVCYYQDVFQGAFGLVNATRAVISITLVLCLGIILILEYLRFRFPGFQKFFLSIAGVLMKEEEKTRLNGTLPYFLSCTFVVFLFPPEVSILSMLFLVIGDPTAAWVGTFYGKRRFSNGKSVEGILAFIFACAIVGFLFMFISDTYGKQNFLKAEGFVFYNNVLFLIPAILISAVTELYCGTYWNGLIDDNLLIPTVSAVVLGFTAWLVLGVEPSTIFLNPTELFLRI